One window of Myripristis murdjan chromosome 8, fMyrMur1.1, whole genome shotgun sequence genomic DNA carries:
- the rrn3 gene encoding RNA polymerase I-specific transcription initiation factor RRN3 encodes MEIEGRDFLNTPPMKTVRFGGTVAETLAKYKQGDTRDYDLLKYQLADPEIKDAQIINWLQEFRNCVTQLSKDHEELIYTILRVPWVGRSLAVVEEYLAFLGNLVSAQTVYLCACLRMVVSHFIPKRVRICEGGVDISDSDDDDENLPRNFDRCHQALQVIARYVPSTSRFLMPILHEKFPFVQKSSRTLECYVHNLLRVTVYIPSIRREVLEVIIGKMLKLDVSASRSEIEEVEENAMQNQTEESAEEGLFDMDEDVSADKSCRTGVMTHPVAERLDTLMAVVMAYIRDICHVNGCLDVERTKELYRDLLSVFDKLILPTHASSHVQYTVFYLCSFRQALAEAFLDHLWKILQSPSQPAVLRQAAAGYMGSFLARAKFIPVATVRACLDLLLPWIHHYIDSQDSSGRQACCDVNLHGPFYTACQSVFYIIIFKHKAILEGNMKKGLAYLQSLNLERVVMCQLNPLKVCLSSVTSVFAAITRKYQVVFCYTIIERNSRNTLPVVHSSTGGDRVTTNTNPLDSFFPFDPYLLKRSGQLIEPLYQVWEEPADTELHSTKTGQQGVEEDEDDFLCGETPQAEGVVGMTPGSYDSNLRSPSSVGSPPVAFQRPF; translated from the exons ATGGAGATAGAAGGCCGAGATTTCCTCAACACTCCTCCTATGAAGACGGTCCGCTTTGGAGGCACCGTCGCGGAAACGTTAGCCAAATATAAACAG GGAGACACACGTGACTATGACCTGCTGAAGTATCAGCTGGCTGACCCTGAGATAAAG GATGCTCAAATCATCAACTGGCTACAGGAATTTCGGAATTGTGTGACTCAGCTCAGCAAAGACCATGAAGAGCTGATTTACACAATCTTG aggGTTCCTTGGGTGGGCCGCAGCCTGGCAGTGGTGGAGGAGTACCTGGCCTTTCTCGGTAACCTGGTCTCTGCCCAGACAGTCTACCTCTGTGCCTGCCTCAGGATGGTGGTGTCCCACTTCATCCCTA AGAGAGTGAGGATCTGTGAAGGAGGAGTGGATATCTCTGATTCGGATGATGACGATGAGA ATCTCCCCAGGAACTTTGACCGGTGTCACCAGGCTTTGCAGGTCATCGCCAGATACGTCCCATC CACCAGTCGCTTTCTGATGCCCATCCTGCACGAGAAATTCCCTTTTGTACAGAAATCGTCCAGAACCCTG GAGTGTTACGTTCACAACCTCCTGCGGGTGACTGTGTACATTCCCTCTATTCGACGAGAAGTGCTGGAGGTCATCATCGGAAAGATGCTCAAGCTGGAT GTGAGTGCATCACGTTCAGAGAtcgaggaggtggaggagaatgCCATGCAGAACCAGACAGAAGAGTCTGCTGAGGAGGGGCTCTTTGACATG GATGAGGATGTTTCAGCAGATAAAAGCTGCAGGACTGGAGTGATGACTCACCCGGTGGCTGAGAGGCTGGACACTCTCATGGCTGTAGTGATGGCCTACATCAGAGACATCTGCCACGTCAATG GTTGTCTGGATGTGGAAAGGACTAAGGAGCTGTACAGAGACCTGTTGAGTGTGTTTGACAAGCTCATCCTCCCCACACATGCTTCCAGTCATGTTCAGTACACAGTGTTTTACCTTTGCAGCTTCAGACAg GCACTAGCAGAGGCCTTTCTGGATCACCTGTGGAAGATCCTGCAGAGCCCCTCTCAGCCTGCTGTTCTTCGCCAGGCTGCTGCCGGATACATGGGAAGCTTCTTGGCACGAGCCAAGTTCATACCTGTGGC TACAGTGCGAGCCTGCCTGGACCTGCTGCTCCCCTGGATCCACCACTACATCGACAGCCAGGACAGCAGCGGCAGACAGGCCTGCTGTGATGTCAACCTGCACGGGCCTTTCTACACCGCCTGCCAGTCTGTCTTCTACATAATCATCTTCAAACACAAGGCCATCCTGGAGGGCAACATGAAGAAAG gtctGGCATACCTGCAGAGTCTGAACCTAGAGCGAGTGGTGATGTGCCAGCTTAACCCCCTCAAAGTGTGCCTGTCCTCGGTCACCAGCGTGTTTGCTGCCATCACCAG GAAGTACCAGGTGGTGTTCTGTTATACAATCATAGAGAGAAATAGCCGCAATACGTTGCCGGTGGTTCACAGTTCTACAGGGGGAGACCGTGTTACCACCAACACCAACCCGCTGGACAGCTTCTTCCCCTTTGACCCCTACCTGCTCAAGAG GTCTGGTCAGTTGATCGAGCCTCTCTACCAGGTGTGGGAGGAGCCAGCAGACACAGAGCTTCACAGCACCAAGACGGGCCAACAG ggtgtggaggaggatgaggatgacttCCTGTGTGGGGAAACGCCGCAGGCAGAGGGGGTTGTGGGAATGACGCCTGGCTCTTACGACTCTAATCTGCGCAGCCCGAGCAGCGTGGGCTCACCGCCCGTCGCCTTTCAGAGACCTTTCTAA